The following proteins come from a genomic window of Nostoc sp. ATCC 53789:
- a CDS encoding DUF1816 domain-containing protein, with translation MKTLWHNLKEVLINTFDSIGLAWWVEIVTQNPRCTYYFGPFLTSSDAKFSSIGYIEDLEVEGATGITVRVKRCKPNTLTIAEDLGERFDRKVQPAFGGQI, from the coding sequence ATGAAAACCCTTTGGCATAACCTCAAGGAAGTGTTGATTAACACATTCGACTCCATCGGCCTGGCTTGGTGGGTAGAGATTGTGACGCAAAATCCCCGGTGTACTTACTACTTTGGGCCATTTCTGACTTCTTCTGATGCAAAATTTTCAAGCATTGGATACATAGAAGATTTAGAAGTCGAAGGAGCTACGGGAATTACTGTGCGTGTCAAACGTTGCAAACCTAATACCTTAACAATTGCTGAAGACTTGGGGGAAAGATTTGACCGCAAAGTACAGCCTGCCTTTGGCGGTCAGATTTAA
- the carA gene encoding glutamine-hydrolyzing carbamoyl-phosphate synthase small subunit — protein MPLTDAIPALLVLADGTTYRGWSFGATGTAIGEVVFNTGMTGYQEVLTDPSYCGQIVIFTYPELGNTGINLEDEESDGPQVRGAIARNICQRPSNWRSTQSLPDYLKQNQVPGIYGIDTRALTRKIRMFGAMNGGISTTILDEAELLEQVQAAPNMAGLNLVREVTTSTAYEWSEPTIPAWEFNCEAAENLGEAFTVVALDFGVKRNILRRLVSYGCRVIVVPADTPPEEILNYNPDGVFLSNGPGDPAAVTGGIATAKALLLSQKPIFGICMGHQILGHALGAETYKLKFGHRGLNQPAGLQQRVEITSQNHSFAIDPDSLPTAVVEISHLNLNDRTIAGVRHKSLPVFSVQYHPEASPGPHDADYLFEQFVQAMQAARQAATAEVK, from the coding sequence ATGCCCCTGACTGACGCAATACCTGCTTTACTTGTCTTGGCAGATGGAACTACTTATCGCGGTTGGTCTTTCGGTGCGACGGGAACCGCGATCGGAGAAGTGGTGTTTAACACTGGCATGACCGGATATCAAGAAGTTCTGACTGACCCTAGTTACTGCGGTCAGATTGTCATTTTTACCTATCCTGAATTAGGCAATACTGGTATCAATCTTGAAGATGAAGAATCAGATGGTCCCCAAGTGCGGGGTGCGATCGCCCGAAATATTTGTCAAAGACCAAGTAACTGGCGATCGACACAATCCTTACCAGACTACCTCAAACAAAATCAAGTACCAGGGATCTACGGCATCGATACCCGCGCCCTCACCCGCAAAATTCGGATGTTTGGAGCCATGAACGGTGGCATTTCCACAACCATTCTCGATGAGGCGGAATTGCTAGAACAGGTACAGGCAGCTCCCAACATGGCGGGATTAAATCTGGTTCGAGAAGTCACCACATCAACGGCTTATGAATGGTCAGAACCCACAATTCCAGCTTGGGAATTCAACTGTGAGGCTGCGGAAAATCTTGGAGAAGCCTTTACCGTTGTTGCCCTTGACTTTGGCGTAAAACGCAACATTTTGCGTCGCTTAGTAAGTTACGGTTGTCGGGTAATTGTTGTGCCTGCTGATACGCCACCAGAAGAAATCCTCAATTACAATCCAGATGGTGTGTTTCTTTCTAATGGGCCGGGCGACCCGGCTGCCGTCACTGGAGGGATTGCAACTGCCAAAGCGCTTTTGTTAAGTCAAAAACCCATCTTTGGTATTTGTATGGGGCATCAAATTTTAGGTCATGCGTTAGGGGCAGAAACCTATAAACTAAAATTTGGTCATCGTGGTTTAAATCAGCCTGCGGGTTTACAACAACGGGTAGAAATTACCAGCCAAAACCATAGTTTTGCTATTGACCCAGATTCTTTACCTACGGCAGTTGTGGAAATCAGCCATCTGAACTTAAACGATCGCACCATTGCCGGGGTACGTCACAAATCTCTACCTGTATTCTCTGTACAGTATCACCCAGAAGCCAGTCCTGGCCCACACGATGCCGATTACTTGTTTGAGCAATTTGTTCAAGCCATGCAAGCAGCACGTCAAGCCGCAACAGCCGAGGTTAAGTAA
- a CDS encoding ribonuclease III domain-containing protein, with product MKSQEEELLDGQDKTPKQSLSWTEAPLATTGPFQQISLSQVQQISPTALAYLGDAIYELYVRMFYLLPLQRSGIYHSLVVEQVRAETQALHLRSLTPHLRDTELEIVRRGRNAATGRPKRLNPEIYQQATSLETLIGYLYLTDYQRLTELLQMLHVEKG from the coding sequence GTGAAGTCACAGGAGGAAGAGCTATTAGATGGACAAGATAAAACTCCCAAGCAGAGTTTATCTTGGACTGAAGCACCCTTGGCAACCACAGGGCCATTCCAACAGATTTCCCTCTCACAAGTGCAACAAATTTCTCCTACTGCTTTAGCATATTTGGGGGATGCAATTTATGAGTTGTATGTTAGAATGTTCTATCTGCTGCCATTGCAGCGGTCGGGAATTTACCATAGTCTGGTAGTGGAGCAGGTAAGAGCAGAAACACAAGCGCTACATTTGCGATCGCTAACTCCTCATCTGAGGGACACCGAATTAGAAATTGTCCGACGGGGTAGAAATGCCGCTACAGGCCGCCCTAAGCGACTTAATCCCGAAATTTATCAACAGGCAACTAGTCTAGAAACCCTAATAGGCTATTTATATCTCACCGATTACCAGCGTCTAACCGAACTGTTGCAAATGCTTCATGTAGAAAAAGGGTGA
- a CDS encoding STAS domain-containing protein — protein sequence MIAEPLNLTVSLRGTREVRDNCQLFRLTGLLDAFSEPTFRKVLGSKIEEGPKHIILDLSQIDFIDSSGLGALVQLAKQAQTAEGTLQIVTNARVTQTVKLVRLEKFLSLQKSVEEALENVK from the coding sequence ATTATTGCTGAGCCACTGAATCTAACCGTTAGCCTGAGGGGTACTCGTGAAGTCCGGGATAACTGCCAGCTATTCCGCCTCACAGGTTTGTTAGATGCCTTTTCTGAACCCACATTTCGCAAAGTGCTTGGCAGCAAGATTGAAGAGGGCCCTAAGCACATTATTTTGGATCTCTCACAAATCGACTTTATTGATAGCTCTGGCTTGGGCGCTCTGGTGCAGCTAGCCAAGCAGGCTCAAACTGCTGAAGGCACTTTGCAAATTGTCACGAATGCCCGCGTAACTCAAACGGTCAAGCTTGTTCGTCTAGAGAAGTTTCTCTCCCTGCAAAAATCAGTTGAAGAAGCTCTAGAAAACGTCAAGTAG
- a CDS encoding alpha/beta hydrolase codes for MSDRYPTTAARLNVYIQGQGFPILGLHGHPGTGRSLSVFTNHLSKRYQTIAPDLRGYGKSRWNGNFDMTDHLTDLETLLDRLNIEKCLVLGWSLGGILAMELALRLPERVTGLILVATAAKPRGSHPTISWQDNLYTGIAGLLNYIKPSWRWNIETFGKRSLFRYLVQQHTSTTYNYIAKEAVPAYLQTSPAATRALYSAIQSGYNRLPDLPQIQCPSLVLAGDQDRHITSDSSLETAQHLQNSQWQCYSNTAHLFPWEVPQQVLNDIDHWLEEHPQVIGIQ; via the coding sequence ATGAGCGATCGCTATCCTACCACTGCTGCACGTCTCAATGTTTACATCCAAGGTCAAGGATTCCCCATTTTGGGCTTACATGGTCATCCTGGTACTGGTCGTAGTCTTTCTGTCTTCACCAATCATTTATCAAAACGCTATCAAACTATTGCCCCTGATTTACGCGGATATGGCAAAAGTCGCTGGAATGGCAATTTTGATATGACTGACCATTTAACTGACTTAGAAACGCTGCTAGATCGCTTAAATATTGAAAAATGCCTAGTCTTAGGATGGTCACTTGGGGGCATTCTGGCAATGGAACTGGCATTGCGTTTACCAGAGCGCGTTACTGGGCTGATTTTAGTAGCGACAGCCGCAAAACCCCGTGGTAGTCATCCGACCATAAGTTGGCAGGATAATTTATATACTGGCATTGCTGGTCTATTAAACTATATAAAACCGAGTTGGCGATGGAATATTGAAACTTTTGGCAAGCGATCGCTTTTCCGCTACTTAGTTCAACAACATACATCCACAACTTACAACTATATCGCCAAAGAAGCAGTACCAGCTTATCTGCAAACCTCTCCTGCTGCTACTCGTGCCCTCTATAGCGCCATTCAATCGGGATACAATCGGCTTCCAGATTTGCCACAAATACAATGTCCTAGTTTGGTACTTGCTGGCGATCAAGACCGCCACATCACATCTGATTCGAGCCTAGAAACTGCTCAACACCTCCAAAATTCTCAGTGGCAGTGCTATTCAAATACCGCCCATCTTTTCCCGTGGGAAGTCCCCCAGCAGGTGCTGAATGACATTGACCATTGGCTGGAAGAACATCCGCAGGTAATTGGTATTCAATAG
- the truB gene encoding tRNA pseudouridine(55) synthase TruB encodes MLSQGFLNLNKPFDWTSHDCVARVRKLLRLKRVGHAGTLDPAATGVLPIALGKATRLLQYLPENKAYKATIRLGVRTTTDDLQGEIITSQPCAGLSLAEVKSALAQFEGKIEQIPPIYSAIQVDGKRLYDLARQGKTVEVPVRTVEVFRIDILDWREGDFPELDVAIACGSGTYIRAIARDLGANLETGGTLAALIRTESSGFNLTDSLTLTDLEAQLQAGIFQPVCPDAALQHLSSVTLPATSAQKWCQGQRISLTFDVPTIVRVYDEETRFLGIGQLQDEVLIPQMVFEPIS; translated from the coding sequence GTGTTATCTCAAGGTTTTCTCAACTTAAACAAACCATTTGACTGGACTTCCCACGACTGTGTAGCGCGGGTGCGAAAATTGTTGCGCCTCAAACGTGTCGGACATGCGGGAACCTTAGATCCAGCCGCCACAGGGGTTTTACCAATTGCCCTTGGTAAAGCCACAAGATTATTGCAATATCTGCCAGAAAACAAAGCTTACAAAGCCACTATTCGCCTGGGTGTGCGTACTACAACCGATGATTTGCAAGGTGAAATCATCACTTCTCAACCTTGTGCTGGATTGAGTTTGGCAGAAGTGAAAAGTGCATTAGCACAATTTGAAGGCAAGATTGAGCAAATACCACCTATTTACAGTGCAATCCAAGTGGATGGTAAGCGTCTCTACGATTTAGCACGCCAAGGGAAAACAGTAGAAGTTCCAGTGCGAACAGTGGAAGTTTTTCGGATAGATATTTTGGACTGGAGAGAAGGAGATTTTCCTGAATTGGATGTGGCGATCGCTTGCGGTTCTGGTACATATATTAGAGCGATCGCTCGTGACTTGGGTGCAAACTTAGAAACTGGTGGCACTCTTGCGGCTTTAATTCGTACCGAAAGTAGTGGTTTCAATTTAACCGATAGTCTTACATTGACTGATTTAGAAGCACAACTACAAGCTGGAATATTTCAACCCGTTTGTCCAGATGCAGCCTTACAACATCTGTCATCTGTTACTTTACCAGCAACATCTGCTCAAAAATGGTGTCAAGGTCAGCGAATTTCTCTAACTTTTGATGTTCCTACAATAGTGCGAGTTTATGATGAAGAGACTCGCTTTTTAGGTATTGGGCAATTACAAGACGAAGTGTTGATCCCTCAAATGGTTTTTGAACCAATTTCTTAA
- the rlmB gene encoding 23S rRNA (guanosine(2251)-2'-O)-methyltransferase RlmB, with protein sequence MQNKPRKIINNTSTGEPNRGKPIKIKGKRVVSNPTRNPRKIDSNPISVANPTRNPRKIDSNPISVAPIHNPRKIDSNTISGNSRQRNSSFSQPPVSTQPIEEDNDLIYGRHPVLSALQNQRNLNRIWITTRLRYDPSFHHFLLQAKENGTVIDEVEPKRLDYLTNGANHQGVAAQTAPYGYIELADLIEQSKSVTDPVIVVADGITDPHNLGAIIRTAEAIGAQGLVIPQRRASGITSTVMKVAAGALENFTVSRVVNLSRALEELKEAGFWIYGTAASGSEPVHTVNFKGPIVLVIGSEGEGLGMLTQRSCDFLVSIPLQGKTPSLNASVAAGMALYEIYRQRSLNTLYLDKLQKISLKK encoded by the coding sequence ATGCAGAATAAACCGAGAAAAATCATCAACAACACTTCTACCGGCGAACCCAATCGTGGTAAACCTATAAAAATTAAGGGTAAGCGTGTTGTTAGTAATCCCACGCGCAACCCCCGGAAAATAGATAGTAACCCTATCTCTGTTGCTAATCCCACTCGTAATCCCCGGAAAATAGATAGCAACCCCATTTCTGTTGCTCCCATTCACAATCCCCGGAAAATAGATAGCAACACCATTTCTGGCAATTCTCGACAACGAAATAGCAGCTTCTCTCAGCCGCCTGTATCTACACAACCGATAGAAGAAGATAACGATCTCATCTACGGTCGTCATCCAGTATTGAGTGCGTTGCAAAATCAACGCAATCTTAACCGCATCTGGATTACTACCCGTCTGCGGTACGATCCCAGCTTTCACCATTTTCTGCTGCAAGCTAAGGAAAATGGCACCGTTATTGATGAGGTTGAACCCAAGCGCTTAGACTATCTTACCAATGGGGCTAATCATCAAGGTGTGGCAGCACAAACTGCTCCCTACGGCTATATCGAATTGGCCGACCTCATTGAACAGTCTAAATCTGTAACCGATCCCGTTATTGTAGTGGCTGACGGAATTACTGATCCCCACAACTTAGGAGCAATTATTCGCACCGCCGAAGCAATAGGCGCTCAAGGATTGGTAATTCCCCAAAGACGGGCATCTGGGATCACTTCCACTGTTATGAAAGTAGCAGCAGGCGCTTTAGAAAACTTTACTGTATCTAGAGTTGTTAACCTCAGCCGCGCCTTAGAAGAATTAAAAGAAGCTGGCTTTTGGATTTATGGTACTGCTGCAAGTGGAAGCGAACCCGTGCATACTGTAAATTTCAAAGGCCCAATCGTTTTGGTAATCGGTTCAGAAGGCGAAGGTCTGGGTATGTTGACTCAACGTTCCTGTGATTTCTTGGTATCGATTCCTCTGCAAGGTAAGACTCCCAGCCTGAATGCTTCTGTAGCAGCAGGGATGGCGCTTTATGAAATTTATCGTCAGCGATCGCTAAATACGCTGTACTTAGATAAGTTACAAAAAATTTCTTTGAAAAAATAA